A window of Silurus meridionalis isolate SWU-2019-XX chromosome 4, ASM1480568v1, whole genome shotgun sequence contains these coding sequences:
- the LOC124384660 gene encoding polyadenylate-binding protein 4-like codes for MMENGRSKDIGYVKFSCPDEAREDIMEMNGRVLGSRTVYLSPSQTTQGRSHGMKVETISPSKPCPDPRPNANKNIHPQSGNAQWTVQRLWICLIFLSG; via the exons ATGATGGAGAACGGACGCTCAAAAGACATCGGGTATGTGAAGTTTTCATGTCCTGATGAGGCTCGAGAAGACATCATGGAGATGAACGGcagggtgctgggcagcaggactgtgtacttaagtccctctcagaccacccagggacgaagtcacggcatgaaggtagaaaccatctcgccttcaaaaccctgcccagacccaagacccaacgccaacaagaacatccatccacaga GTGGTAATGCACAATGGACGGTCcaaaggctttggatttgtctgatattcctctctggatga